In the genome of Raphanus sativus cultivar WK10039 chromosome 4, ASM80110v3, whole genome shotgun sequence, one region contains:
- the LOC108853272 gene encoding uncharacterized protein LOC108853272: protein MKLFLWPLIWKIAKLTSIQVAKAAHILFIFDIMGKTYTFRFKLGEFSYTSKHQTFTISCINTDQQRALLPSFVLHGDAQIHVDDMPGENPVASNGPDGSDNIVAELTSGVVAEGGENTSANHQPSSSVVPEIVRSASTSPMLDPNENEQKNASIAPLAKPKSPLHLLLQ, encoded by the exons atgaaacTGTTTTTGTGGCCTTTGATATGGAAAATAGCAAAGTTAACAAGCATTCAAGTAGCTAAAGCTGCGCATATTTTG tttatttttgatattatgGGAAAAACCTACACTTTCCGGTTCAAGTTAGGAGAGTTTAGTTACACATCTAAGCACCAAACCTTCACTATATCATGTATCAATACTGACCAACAACGTGCACTACTCCCAAGCTTTGTTCTGCAT GGAGATGCCCAGATTCATGTTGATGATATGCCTGGAGAGAATCCAGTAGCATCAAATGGCCCTGATGGTTCTGATAACATTGTTGCAGAGCTAACAAGTGGTGTGGTAGCAGAAGGGGGAGAGAATACAAGTGCCAACCATCAGCCATCCTCATCTGTTGTTCCAGAAATAGTTCGCTCTGCATCAACCAGTCCGATGCTTGACCCTAATGAGAATGAACAAAAGAACGCCAGCATAGCCCCACTTGCCAAACCAAAATCCCCACTTCATTTGCTTCTCCAATAA
- the LOC108854247 gene encoding COP1-interactive protein 1-like isoform X1, producing MTKHRFRETLKSFFEPHFDHEKGEMLKGTKSEMDEKVKKILGMVESGDIYEDKSKRQVVSDLVNEFYSAYQSLYRKYDDLTGDIKKKVHGKGESSSSSSSDSDSDHSSKRKTNRNGKVEKDVESVTDGQTEAADLKEKLTMSVEEKEAALVKLKESEEIVRNLKLETEKLEGEKTTALSDSRELHQKLEIAGETETDLSKRLEDMKNERDQLQTEIDNGIKRFQEAEKVAEDWKTTSDQLKDEVANFKQQLEASEKRVSDMTQGMDSAEEEKRSLSLKVSEISGEIQQAQNTIQELTSELGEMKGKYKEKESEHSSLVVLHEIHEKESLSQVKELEARVESSEKMIADLNKNLNNAEEEKRLLSRRISETSNEIQEAQNTIQELISESEQLKESHSVKDREMFGLRDIHETHQRESSTRTSELEAQLESSENRISDLNASLKAAEEENKAISSKNVETLDKLEQAQKTIQELMAELGDLKNRHKEKESELSSLVEVHEALQRDSTSRVKELVAVVESAEQQVADMKQSLDSAEEEKKLLSQKISEISKEIQEAQNTIQELMSETGKLKDSHGEKEKELSSLRDIHETHQRESSTRVSELEAQLELSEQRVSDMSVSLKAAEEEKKSMSSKILETTDELKQAQNKIEELMVELGEIKERLKEKESEHSSLVELHETHVRESSSHAKELEAQIESSEKLVAGLNQSLNNAEEEKKLLSQKISEISKEIQQAQNTIQELVSESEQLKESHSVKEREFSGLRDIHETHQRESSTRTSELEAQLKSSEQRVSELSASLNVAEEESKSMSSKILETTDELKQTQNKVQKLMAELAETKGIHIQKESELSSLLEVHEAHKRDSSSQVKELEALVESSERRVKDLNQSLNSAEEEKKLLSQRISDMSNEIKQAENTIQKLMSESGQLKESHTEKDKELLSLRGIHETHQRESSTHLRDLEAQLKSSEQRVSDLSESLKIAEEENKSMSTKISDISEELERVQITIQELTVESGKLKDQLSEKEAELLHLTEKESKSQLQIKELEGTVATLELELQSVRARTVDLETEIAGKTSEVEQLEAQNREMVARISELEKTVDKRGTELSALTQKLEDNEKKSSSTIDSLTAEINGLRAELDSVSTQREELETLMESKGDEASKQIKGLTDEIDGLGQKVVSLESQKAELEIQLERKSEEITSKVKDHDNILEERNGLSEKTKGLEVEIETLQKQRSELDEELRAKTEEILQMHDKINEASADKVALTEQINSLQNELDSLQVKKGETESELDREKQEKSDLSNQIIDVKKALVEQEAAYNMMGEEHKQIKQLLTEREETLNKLIEDHKEAQRLLEETGNEVSSRDSAIAGHEETTESLRNELEMKGEEIETLMEKISNIEVKLRLSNQKLRVTEQVLTEKEEAFRREEAKHLEEQAELEKSLAVTHGAYRGMMKEIAEKVNTTLDVFQSVSGKLAEKQGKYEKTVMEASELLWAATNWVIERNYEKEKMKKEMERKEEEIKKLGEKVREDEKEKEMKEEEIKKLGEKVKEDEKEKERKEEEMKKLEEKVREDVKEKERKEEEIKKLGEKAREDEKEKERMKETLVELGEEKREAIRQLCVWIDHHRGRCEYLEEVLSKTVVGRGQRQSQRA from the exons ATGACAAAGCATCGGTTTAGAGAGACATTGAAGTCTTTCTTTGAGCCTCATTTTGATCATGAGAAAGGCGAAATGCTCAAAGGAACAAAATCTG AAATGGATGAAAAGGTGAAGAAAATCTTGGGAATGGTTGAGAGTGGAGACATCTACGAAGATAAATCTAAAAGACAAGTGGTTTCAGATTTAGTGAATGAATTCTACAGTGCGTACCAGTCTCTATATCGCAAGTACGATGATCTGACAGGAGATATTAAGAAAAAGGTGCACGGGAAAGGAGAAAGCTCTTCATCATCCAGCTCTGACTCGGATTCTGACCATTCTTCGAAGAGGAAGACCAACAGAAATGGAAAAGTAGAGAAAGATGTGGAGTCTGTAACAGATGGACAAACCGAAGCTGCTGATCTGAAAGAAAAGTTGACAATGAGTGTTGAAGAAAAAGAAGCAGCTTTGGTGAAGTTAAAAGAATCAGAAGAGATCGTCAGGAATTTGAAACTTGAAACTGAGAAGTTAGAGGGCGAAAAGACAACAGCTCTGAGTGATAGCAGAGAGTTACATCAGAAACTGGAAATTGCGGGAGAAACGGAAACTGATCTGAGCAAGAGGTTAGAAGATATGAAAAATGAAAGGGATCAACTGCAAACTGAGATAGACAATGGTATCAAAAGATTTCAAGAAGCTGAAAAAGTTGCAGAAGACTGGAAAACAACGAGTGATCAGCTCAAAGATGAAGTTGCTAATTTCAAGCAGCAGCTAGAAGCATCAGAAAAGCGGGTTTCGGATATGACCCAGGGAATGGATAGTGCAGAGGAAGAGAAAAGATCTTTATCCTTGAAAGTTTCGGAGATTTCAGGTGAGATCCAACAGGCACAGAATACCATACAAGAACTCACTTCCGAGCTGGGAGAGATGAAAGGAAAATATAAGGAAAAAGAGAGTGAACATTCTAGTTTGGTGGTGTTGCATGAGATCCATGAGAAAGAATCATTGAGCCAAGTGAAAGAACTAGAAGCACGAGTAGAATCATCAGAGAAAATGATTGCAGATTTGAACAAAAACCTGAATAATgcagaggaagagaagagattgCTCTCTCGGAGAATCTCAGAAACCTCTAATGAGATTCAAGAGGCGCAGAACACCATACAAGAACTCATTTCTGAGTCTGAACAGTTGAAAGAGAGCCACAGTGTGAAAGACAGAGAAATGTTCGGTTTGAGGGACATCCATGAGACTCATCAGAGAGAATCATCCACCCGAACGAGTGAACTAGAAGCTCAACTGGAATCCTCAGAGAACCGGATCTCAGATTTGAATGCGAGTCTGAAGGCTGCAGAGGAAGAAAACAAAGCCATCTCCTCGAAAAATGTGGAAACTCTAGACAAGCTAGAACAGGCACAGAAGACAATACAAGAACTCATGGCTGAATTGGGAGATTTGAAAAATCGAcacaaagagaaagagagtgagCTTTCTAGTTTGGTGGAGGTACATGAGGCACTTCAGAGAGATTCAACAAGTCGAGTGAAAGAATTAGTAGCAGTGGTGGAATCAGCAGAGCAACAGGTTGCAGATATGAAACAGAGTTTGGACAGTGCTGAGGAAGAGAAAAAACTGCTCTCTCAGAAAATATCAGAGATTTCTAAAGAGATTCAAGAAGCACAAAATACCATACAAGAACTCATGTCTGAAACTGGAAAGTTGAAAGATAGCCACGGTGAGAAGGAGAAAGAACTTTCAAGTTTGAGGGACATCCACGAGACTCATCAGAGAGAATCATCCACCCGAGTGAGTGAATTAGAAGCTCAGCTAGAATTATCGGAACAGCGCGTCTCAGATATGAGTGTGAGTCTGAAGGCTGCAGAGGAAGAAAAGAAGTCCATGTCCTCGAAAATCTTGGAAACTACGGACGAGCTCAAGCAGGCGCAGAACAAGATAGAAGAACTTATGGTTGAACTGggagaaataaaagaaagactCAAGGAAAAAGAGAGTGAGCATTCTAGTTTGGTGGAGTTACATGAGACCCATGTGAGAGAATCATCTAGCCATGCGAAAGAATTAGAAGCGCAAATTGAGTCATCAGAGAAATTGGTTGCAGGTTTGAACCAAagcctgaacaatgcagaggaAGAGAAAAAACTGTTATCTCAGAAAATATCAGAAATCTCCAAAGAGATTCAACAGGCGCAGAACACCATACAAGAACTCGTGTCTGAGTCTGAACAGTTGAAAGAGAGCCACAGTGTGAAAGAAAGAGAATTTTCTGGTCTGAGGGACATCCACGAGACTCATCAGAGAGAATCATCCACTCGCACGAGTGAGTTAGAAGCTCAACTCAAATCATCAGAACAGCGGGTCTCCGAGTTGAGTGCGAGTCTGAATGTTGCAGAGGAAGAAAGCAAGTCCATGTCCTCGAAGATCTTGGAAACTACAGACGAGCTCAAACAGACGCAGAACAAGGTACAAAAACTAATGGCTGAATTGGCAGAGACGAAAGGTATACACATACAAAAAGAGAGTGAGCTTTCTAGTTTGTTGGAGGTACACGAGGCACATAAAAGAGATTCATCGAGTCAAGTGAAAGAATTAGAAGCGCTGGTGGAATCATCAGAGCGACGAGTTAAAGATTTGAACCAGAGCCTGAACAGTGctgaggaggagaagaagctgTTATCTCAGCGAATTTCAGATATGTCTAATGAGATCAAGCAGGCAGAGAACACCATACAAAAACTCATGTCCGAGTCTGGACAGTTAAAAGAGAGCCACACTGAGAAAGACAAGGAACTTCTCAGTTTGCGGGGTATCCATGAGACTCATCAGAGAGAATCATCCACTCATTTAAGAGATTTAGAAGCGCAACTGAAGTCATCTGAACAAAGGGTTTCTGATCTGAGTGAAAGTCTGAAGATTGCAGAGGAAGAAAATAAATCCATGTCCACTAAAATTTCAGATATTTCAGAAGAGCTCGAAAGGGTACAGATCACGATACAGGAACTCACAGTTGAGTCAGGCAAACTGAAAGACCAGCTTTCTGAGAAAGAAGCAGAACTTTTACATCTAACAGAGAAGGAAAGTAAATCACAGTTGCAGATAAAAGAACTAGAAGGAACAGTAGCGACCCTTGAGTTGGAGCTACAGTCAGTTCGTGCCCGGACAGTAGATCTTGAGACAGAAATTGCTGGCAAGACCAGTGAAGTTGAGCAACTGGAAGCACAAAACAGAGAAATGGTTGCTAGAATCTCGGAACTTGAGAAGACAGTGGACAAGAGAGGAACTGAACTCTCTGCTTTAACCCAAAAGCTCGAGGATAACGAGAAGAAATCATCGTCCACAATCGACAGTTTGACAGCTGAGATCAATGGCCTACGAGCAGAACTAGATTCAGTGTCTACTCAAAGAGAAGAGTTAGAGACGCTAATGGAGAGCAAAGGCGATGAAGCTTCAAAGCAGATTAAGGGTTTGACGGATGAGATCGATGGTCTGGGCCAAAAAGTGGTCTCACTTGAAAGCCAAAAAGCAGAACTAGAGATTCAACTTGAGAGGAAGTCCGAGGAGATCACAAGCAAGGTCAAAGATCACGATAATATTCTAGAAGAAAGGAATGGTTTATCTGAGAAAACCAAGGGTCTTGAAGTTGAGATAGAGACTCTACAGAAACAGAGAAGTGAGCTTGACGAGGAGCTAAGAGCTAAAACAGAAGAGATCCTTCAAATGCATGATAAGATAAACGAAGCCTCTGCTGATAAAGTGGCCTTAACAGAACAGATCAACAGTCTGCAGAATGAACTTGATTCTCTGCAGGTGAAGAAGGGTGAAACCGAATCAGAGCTCGATAGAGAGAAGCAAGAGAAATCAGATTTGTCAAATCAGATCATCGATGTCAAAAAAGCATTGGTAGAGCAAGAAGCTGCTTACAATATGATGGGAGAGGAACACAAACAGATCAAACAACTGTTAACAGAACGCGAGGAAACACTTAATAAGCTAATAGAGGATCACAAAGAAGCCCAAAGGTTATTGGAGGAGACAGGTAATGAAGTATCATCCAGAGATTCTGCAATCGCTGGTCATGAAGAGACAACGGAGAGTTTACGTAACGAGCTGGAAATGAAAGGAGAAGAGATAGAAACTCTCATGGAGAAGATCAGTAACATCGAGGTTAAGCTACGTTTATCTAACCAGAAACTGAGGGTGACCGAACAGGTGCTAACAGAGAAAGAGGAAGCTTTCAGGAGAGAAGAAGCTAAACACTTAGAGGAACAAGCAGAGCTTGAGAAAAGCCTGGCGGTGACTCATGGGGCTTATCGAGGTATGATGAAAGAGATAGCAGAGAAAGTGAACACAACACTAGATGTCTTTCAATCAGTGTCGGGAAAACTCGCGGAGAAGCAGGGGAAGTACGAGAAAACGGTAATGGAGGCATCTGAATTACTGTGGGCTGCGACGAATTGGGTGATAGAGAGGAATTAcgagaaggagaagatgaagaaagagaTGGAGAGGAAAGAAGAGGAAATAAAGAAGCTTGGAGAGAAAGTAAGAGAAGATGAAAAGGAGAAGGAGATGAAAGAAGAGGAAATAAAGAAGCTTGGAGAGAAagtaaaagaagatgaaaaagagAAGGAGAGGAAAGAAGAGGAAATGAAGAAGCTTGAAGAGAAAGTAAGGGAAGATGTAAAGGAGAAGGAGAGGAAAGAAGAGGAAATAAAGAAGCTTGGGGAAAaagcaagagaagatgaaaAAGAGAAGGAGAGGATGAAGGAGACTCTCGTGGAACTtggagaagagaaaagagaagcaaTAAGGCAATTATGTGTGTGGATCGATCATCACAGAGGTCGCTGTGAATATCTTGAAGAGGTTTTGTCTAAGACTGTTGTAGGTCGAGGGCAAAGACAGTCCCAGCGAGCCTAA
- the LOC108854247 gene encoding COP1-interactive protein 1-like isoform X2, translated as MRKAKCSKEQNLYSDAEMDEKVKKILGMVESGDIYEDKSKRQVVSDLVNEFYSAYQSLYRKYDDLTGDIKKKVHGKGESSSSSSSDSDSDHSSKRKTNRNGKVEKDVESVTDGQTEAADLKEKLTMSVEEKEAALVKLKESEEIVRNLKLETEKLEGEKTTALSDSRELHQKLEIAGETETDLSKRLEDMKNERDQLQTEIDNGIKRFQEAEKVAEDWKTTSDQLKDEVANFKQQLEASEKRVSDMTQGMDSAEEEKRSLSLKVSEISGEIQQAQNTIQELTSELGEMKGKYKEKESEHSSLVVLHEIHEKESLSQVKELEARVESSEKMIADLNKNLNNAEEEKRLLSRRISETSNEIQEAQNTIQELISESEQLKESHSVKDREMFGLRDIHETHQRESSTRTSELEAQLESSENRISDLNASLKAAEEENKAISSKNVETLDKLEQAQKTIQELMAELGDLKNRHKEKESELSSLVEVHEALQRDSTSRVKELVAVVESAEQQVADMKQSLDSAEEEKKLLSQKISEISKEIQEAQNTIQELMSETGKLKDSHGEKEKELSSLRDIHETHQRESSTRVSELEAQLELSEQRVSDMSVSLKAAEEEKKSMSSKILETTDELKQAQNKIEELMVELGEIKERLKEKESEHSSLVELHETHVRESSSHAKELEAQIESSEKLVAGLNQSLNNAEEEKKLLSQKISEISKEIQQAQNTIQELVSESEQLKESHSVKEREFSGLRDIHETHQRESSTRTSELEAQLKSSEQRVSELSASLNVAEEESKSMSSKILETTDELKQTQNKVQKLMAELAETKGIHIQKESELSSLLEVHEAHKRDSSSQVKELEALVESSERRVKDLNQSLNSAEEEKKLLSQRISDMSNEIKQAENTIQKLMSESGQLKESHTEKDKELLSLRGIHETHQRESSTHLRDLEAQLKSSEQRVSDLSESLKIAEEENKSMSTKISDISEELERVQITIQELTVESGKLKDQLSEKEAELLHLTEKESKSQLQIKELEGTVATLELELQSVRARTVDLETEIAGKTSEVEQLEAQNREMVARISELEKTVDKRGTELSALTQKLEDNEKKSSSTIDSLTAEINGLRAELDSVSTQREELETLMESKGDEASKQIKGLTDEIDGLGQKVVSLESQKAELEIQLERKSEEITSKVKDHDNILEERNGLSEKTKGLEVEIETLQKQRSELDEELRAKTEEILQMHDKINEASADKVALTEQINSLQNELDSLQVKKGETESELDREKQEKSDLSNQIIDVKKALVEQEAAYNMMGEEHKQIKQLLTEREETLNKLIEDHKEAQRLLEETGNEVSSRDSAIAGHEETTESLRNELEMKGEEIETLMEKISNIEVKLRLSNQKLRVTEQVLTEKEEAFRREEAKHLEEQAELEKSLAVTHGAYRGMMKEIAEKVNTTLDVFQSVSGKLAEKQGKYEKTVMEASELLWAATNWVIERNYEKEKMKKEMERKEEEIKKLGEKVREDEKEKEMKEEEIKKLGEKVKEDEKEKERKEEEMKKLEEKVREDVKEKERKEEEIKKLGEKAREDEKEKERMKETLVELGEEKREAIRQLCVWIDHHRGRCEYLEEVLSKTVVGRGQRQSQRA; from the exons ATGAGAAAGGCGAAATGCTCAAAGGAACAAAATCTG TATTCTGATGCAGAAATGGATGAAAAGGTGAAGAAAATCTTGGGAATGGTTGAGAGTGGAGACATCTACGAAGATAAATCTAAAAGACAAGTGGTTTCAGATTTAGTGAATGAATTCTACAGTGCGTACCAGTCTCTATATCGCAAGTACGATGATCTGACAGGAGATATTAAGAAAAAGGTGCACGGGAAAGGAGAAAGCTCTTCATCATCCAGCTCTGACTCGGATTCTGACCATTCTTCGAAGAGGAAGACCAACAGAAATGGAAAAGTAGAGAAAGATGTGGAGTCTGTAACAGATGGACAAACCGAAGCTGCTGATCTGAAAGAAAAGTTGACAATGAGTGTTGAAGAAAAAGAAGCAGCTTTGGTGAAGTTAAAAGAATCAGAAGAGATCGTCAGGAATTTGAAACTTGAAACTGAGAAGTTAGAGGGCGAAAAGACAACAGCTCTGAGTGATAGCAGAGAGTTACATCAGAAACTGGAAATTGCGGGAGAAACGGAAACTGATCTGAGCAAGAGGTTAGAAGATATGAAAAATGAAAGGGATCAACTGCAAACTGAGATAGACAATGGTATCAAAAGATTTCAAGAAGCTGAAAAAGTTGCAGAAGACTGGAAAACAACGAGTGATCAGCTCAAAGATGAAGTTGCTAATTTCAAGCAGCAGCTAGAAGCATCAGAAAAGCGGGTTTCGGATATGACCCAGGGAATGGATAGTGCAGAGGAAGAGAAAAGATCTTTATCCTTGAAAGTTTCGGAGATTTCAGGTGAGATCCAACAGGCACAGAATACCATACAAGAACTCACTTCCGAGCTGGGAGAGATGAAAGGAAAATATAAGGAAAAAGAGAGTGAACATTCTAGTTTGGTGGTGTTGCATGAGATCCATGAGAAAGAATCATTGAGCCAAGTGAAAGAACTAGAAGCACGAGTAGAATCATCAGAGAAAATGATTGCAGATTTGAACAAAAACCTGAATAATgcagaggaagagaagagattgCTCTCTCGGAGAATCTCAGAAACCTCTAATGAGATTCAAGAGGCGCAGAACACCATACAAGAACTCATTTCTGAGTCTGAACAGTTGAAAGAGAGCCACAGTGTGAAAGACAGAGAAATGTTCGGTTTGAGGGACATCCATGAGACTCATCAGAGAGAATCATCCACCCGAACGAGTGAACTAGAAGCTCAACTGGAATCCTCAGAGAACCGGATCTCAGATTTGAATGCGAGTCTGAAGGCTGCAGAGGAAGAAAACAAAGCCATCTCCTCGAAAAATGTGGAAACTCTAGACAAGCTAGAACAGGCACAGAAGACAATACAAGAACTCATGGCTGAATTGGGAGATTTGAAAAATCGAcacaaagagaaagagagtgagCTTTCTAGTTTGGTGGAGGTACATGAGGCACTTCAGAGAGATTCAACAAGTCGAGTGAAAGAATTAGTAGCAGTGGTGGAATCAGCAGAGCAACAGGTTGCAGATATGAAACAGAGTTTGGACAGTGCTGAGGAAGAGAAAAAACTGCTCTCTCAGAAAATATCAGAGATTTCTAAAGAGATTCAAGAAGCACAAAATACCATACAAGAACTCATGTCTGAAACTGGAAAGTTGAAAGATAGCCACGGTGAGAAGGAGAAAGAACTTTCAAGTTTGAGGGACATCCACGAGACTCATCAGAGAGAATCATCCACCCGAGTGAGTGAATTAGAAGCTCAGCTAGAATTATCGGAACAGCGCGTCTCAGATATGAGTGTGAGTCTGAAGGCTGCAGAGGAAGAAAAGAAGTCCATGTCCTCGAAAATCTTGGAAACTACGGACGAGCTCAAGCAGGCGCAGAACAAGATAGAAGAACTTATGGTTGAACTGggagaaataaaagaaagactCAAGGAAAAAGAGAGTGAGCATTCTAGTTTGGTGGAGTTACATGAGACCCATGTGAGAGAATCATCTAGCCATGCGAAAGAATTAGAAGCGCAAATTGAGTCATCAGAGAAATTGGTTGCAGGTTTGAACCAAagcctgaacaatgcagaggaAGAGAAAAAACTGTTATCTCAGAAAATATCAGAAATCTCCAAAGAGATTCAACAGGCGCAGAACACCATACAAGAACTCGTGTCTGAGTCTGAACAGTTGAAAGAGAGCCACAGTGTGAAAGAAAGAGAATTTTCTGGTCTGAGGGACATCCACGAGACTCATCAGAGAGAATCATCCACTCGCACGAGTGAGTTAGAAGCTCAACTCAAATCATCAGAACAGCGGGTCTCCGAGTTGAGTGCGAGTCTGAATGTTGCAGAGGAAGAAAGCAAGTCCATGTCCTCGAAGATCTTGGAAACTACAGACGAGCTCAAACAGACGCAGAACAAGGTACAAAAACTAATGGCTGAATTGGCAGAGACGAAAGGTATACACATACAAAAAGAGAGTGAGCTTTCTAGTTTGTTGGAGGTACACGAGGCACATAAAAGAGATTCATCGAGTCAAGTGAAAGAATTAGAAGCGCTGGTGGAATCATCAGAGCGACGAGTTAAAGATTTGAACCAGAGCCTGAACAGTGctgaggaggagaagaagctgTTATCTCAGCGAATTTCAGATATGTCTAATGAGATCAAGCAGGCAGAGAACACCATACAAAAACTCATGTCCGAGTCTGGACAGTTAAAAGAGAGCCACACTGAGAAAGACAAGGAACTTCTCAGTTTGCGGGGTATCCATGAGACTCATCAGAGAGAATCATCCACTCATTTAAGAGATTTAGAAGCGCAACTGAAGTCATCTGAACAAAGGGTTTCTGATCTGAGTGAAAGTCTGAAGATTGCAGAGGAAGAAAATAAATCCATGTCCACTAAAATTTCAGATATTTCAGAAGAGCTCGAAAGGGTACAGATCACGATACAGGAACTCACAGTTGAGTCAGGCAAACTGAAAGACCAGCTTTCTGAGAAAGAAGCAGAACTTTTACATCTAACAGAGAAGGAAAGTAAATCACAGTTGCAGATAAAAGAACTAGAAGGAACAGTAGCGACCCTTGAGTTGGAGCTACAGTCAGTTCGTGCCCGGACAGTAGATCTTGAGACAGAAATTGCTGGCAAGACCAGTGAAGTTGAGCAACTGGAAGCACAAAACAGAGAAATGGTTGCTAGAATCTCGGAACTTGAGAAGACAGTGGACAAGAGAGGAACTGAACTCTCTGCTTTAACCCAAAAGCTCGAGGATAACGAGAAGAAATCATCGTCCACAATCGACAGTTTGACAGCTGAGATCAATGGCCTACGAGCAGAACTAGATTCAGTGTCTACTCAAAGAGAAGAGTTAGAGACGCTAATGGAGAGCAAAGGCGATGAAGCTTCAAAGCAGATTAAGGGTTTGACGGATGAGATCGATGGTCTGGGCCAAAAAGTGGTCTCACTTGAAAGCCAAAAAGCAGAACTAGAGATTCAACTTGAGAGGAAGTCCGAGGAGATCACAAGCAAGGTCAAAGATCACGATAATATTCTAGAAGAAAGGAATGGTTTATCTGAGAAAACCAAGGGTCTTGAAGTTGAGATAGAGACTCTACAGAAACAGAGAAGTGAGCTTGACGAGGAGCTAAGAGCTAAAACAGAAGAGATCCTTCAAATGCATGATAAGATAAACGAAGCCTCTGCTGATAAAGTGGCCTTAACAGAACAGATCAACAGTCTGCAGAATGAACTTGATTCTCTGCAGGTGAAGAAGGGTGAAACCGAATCAGAGCTCGATAGAGAGAAGCAAGAGAAATCAGATTTGTCAAATCAGATCATCGATGTCAAAAAAGCATTGGTAGAGCAAGAAGCTGCTTACAATATGATGGGAGAGGAACACAAACAGATCAAACAACTGTTAACAGAACGCGAGGAAACACTTAATAAGCTAATAGAGGATCACAAAGAAGCCCAAAGGTTATTGGAGGAGACAGGTAATGAAGTATCATCCAGAGATTCTGCAATCGCTGGTCATGAAGAGACAACGGAGAGTTTACGTAACGAGCTGGAAATGAAAGGAGAAGAGATAGAAACTCTCATGGAGAAGATCAGTAACATCGAGGTTAAGCTACGTTTATCTAACCAGAAACTGAGGGTGACCGAACAGGTGCTAACAGAGAAAGAGGAAGCTTTCAGGAGAGAAGAAGCTAAACACTTAGAGGAACAAGCAGAGCTTGAGAAAAGCCTGGCGGTGACTCATGGGGCTTATCGAGGTATGATGAAAGAGATAGCAGAGAAAGTGAACACAACACTAGATGTCTTTCAATCAGTGTCGGGAAAACTCGCGGAGAAGCAGGGGAAGTACGAGAAAACGGTAATGGAGGCATCTGAATTACTGTGGGCTGCGACGAATTGGGTGATAGAGAGGAATTAcgagaaggagaagatgaagaaagagaTGGAGAGGAAAGAAGAGGAAATAAAGAAGCTTGGAGAGAAAGTAAGAGAAGATGAAAAGGAGAAGGAGATGAAAGAAGAGGAAATAAAGAAGCTTGGAGAGAAagtaaaagaagatgaaaaagagAAGGAGAGGAAAGAAGAGGAAATGAAGAAGCTTGAAGAGAAAGTAAGGGAAGATGTAAAGGAGAAGGAGAGGAAAGAAGAGGAAATAAAGAAGCTTGGGGAAAaagcaagagaagatgaaaAAGAGAAGGAGAGGATGAAGGAGACTCTCGTGGAACTtggagaagagaaaagagaagcaaTAAGGCAATTATGTGTGTGGATCGATCATCACAGAGGTCGCTGTGAATATCTTGAAGAGGTTTTGTCTAAGACTGTTGTAGGTCGAGGGCAAAGACAGTCCCAGCGAGCCTAA
- the LOC108852877 gene encoding uncharacterized protein LOC108852877, producing the protein MEMKIPVFDGEDHEIWSIKMRTLLMARDLWDVVESGVSVEKNLKTKDMTALHMLQMSVTDSLFLRIARATSSKQAWEILKEEFGETDDIRRRKANILRVKFRGMVMEEEESFVDYTKKLMEVVNQLKFYGSAVSDEEVIRKIYCTLSSKFDSMVSYMRGGDLTLTNVVWILREVEFDLEDVKRESSHNHNKKRRQ; encoded by the coding sequence ATGGAGATGAAAATTCCGGTTTTTGATGGAGAAGACCATGAGATTTGGAGTATAAAGATGAGGACTCTTTTGATGGCTCGTGACCTGTGGGACGTTGTAGAGAGTGGAGTCTCTGTAGAGAAAAATCTGAAAACAAAGGACATGACGGCTCTTCATATGCTGCAAATGTCGGTAACAGACTCTCTTTTTCTCCGGATAGCCAGAGCTACATCGTCAAAGCAAGCGTGGGAGATTCTCAAGGAAGAATTTGGAGAGACCGATGACATCCGGCGTAGGAAAGCTAACATTCTTAGGGTCAAGTTTAGAGGAATggtgatggaggaggaggaaagcTTTGTTGATTATACTAAAAAGTTGATGGAGGTTGTGAATCAGCTCAAGTTCTATGGGTCTGCCGTTTCTGATGAGGAAGTCATCCGTAAGATATATTGCACCTTGTCCTCAAAGTTTGATAGTATGGTAAGCTACATGCGCGGTGGAGACTTGACACTCACTAACGTTGTTTGGATCCTGCGAGAGGTGGAATTCGACCTCGAGGATGTTAAGAGAGAATCTTCGCACAACCACAACAAGAAAAGGAGACAATAA